One window from the genome of Abyssisolibacter fermentans encodes:
- a CDS encoding MmcQ/YjbR family DNA-binding protein — protein MNKEEIRSYFLSKTGAIEDMPFNISVPVFKVGNKIFGLINIHEKDRLSINLKYPKDKIYDLRLAFKEIKPGYHMNKNHWNTVYLNGNLEDDFIKELIDTSYDLVFRSLPKKKQGEILG, from the coding sequence ATGAACAAAGAGGAGATAAGGTCATATTTTTTAAGCAAAACTGGAGCAATTGAAGATATGCCATTTAATATTTCTGTTCCTGTATTCAAGGTCGGAAATAAGATTTTTGGTCTTATTAATATTCATGAGAAGGATAGATTAAGTATTAATCTAAAGTATCCGAAAGATAAAATTTATGACCTACGTTTAGCATTTAAGGAAATAAAGCCTGGATATCATATGAATAAGAATCATTGGAATACAGTATATTTGAATGGTAACTTAGAAGATGATTTCATCAAAGAATTAATTGATACATCTTATGATTTGGTTTTTCGTTCATTGCCTAAGAAAAAACAAGGAGAAATACTTGGGTAG
- a CDS encoding S-layer homology domain-containing protein — protein sequence MKKIISILLSLILLSNISLPAVFAAGEATRPVTHGNDIIEFSVNNKGRFNIRTTELGNPIRPNDSRKSLLFYDGKNETSFTTFRINGEDYIFGENYAFSLSKKANLVGKTVKIDDSIVTTYQIGSGDKIIKVIQTLSIINDPSNTNYGNVYIQYALKNETGENVNIGARILQDVMIGENDGCAIKVEDNFYDKEIEFTGKDVPDIWRATDNEFAPNVVGYGYTNGWGNTKPNKLIIGHWQGLSQTAYDYTVNNDVNFTIESDYGSKDTAIAYYWEPKKVENNETINFETYFGLGQILERELTFATNISAPTQMVVNEAKTGYVNNGEFEVAVMIENNLPNSEEIYDVMGYLTFDDGGKAVSLNNDAALKGTKLIKKGGQYTFRWKLKAKAGVEYNAIKYKVDLYDRRNVYQEGDEIPKGKKVGDVKLDEIYSVSKALILPSKTGAPPQITFGTISPNEIYYSGKNLVSVKCSGIPLLMNKENWELQYRVNNGSYEVVPSKDINVVPETNSLEIMFEKQFDVGEMDFRIKILNNLYDEGADESKHILKDDILKIPGRITISKDKAVMPRTYGMLAIVSDFTCDSVNDITYNTHAIPLKDENELKALKKALKDANEKDKKDIGKTYEDTIHKREVLMEIRGDIRAVRDNGQLSKYVVYAQHKKAIINNIITYTSAIPITIQYNLPTVNVSRNTIEYFSGKKDGMSDTLKNILIKDTTIDDNFLAVPDGTSTPEFLSDTGFDFSYVENAADTASRAKQTMDFIKGVGDVASGNQKLQDLISNDVGKITVTGLGVLGINSGDGFDFWMDMFTVEFADDQKYSLWDVKKDILPVRFNLEGIGAVLNKALDGLPVQIGGVRLVQDREKDLDMLTFDATVDLTMLPGNVIVNAKDIFFSTKGYEGLIVNANAAPDEPIGIVSDMRLNVGVDTYNGAFSIKGEAQIKVVKCEVEFSMIKESKNDTWYLSSCVLAGGGKPGIPLFAGAAYITKLGGGIRNLEQITNPYYKNTKGDDGIFTVVALMDLSVVEVLEGSFEGNFTKRYMKIKADKASIMDLDIFRDMEVKLSWDTGGPELFYLSAKGSVDIWDVFRGDAKLYISDIFFEGTCKVTVKIPDKVPVVGGHKLGKVFFGVNNDKMWGAMKIDLLLFSVEVGATYWWRGKIKFHVGEAGPIAENENLLSGPTGGLYQGTTLDDKGEKVDFIIGTNVEAHDGKINNNSLTEMRTLVNSVDKDYIGSKTPLNISENKYHHNDISLEGKYVYDIKADIENNTKLVFEYQGENKPNIILCTNTKEHDIENADIIKNSAYNLESATHVYDNKNYQTFIGFDSTRKAEEFVVVSDTELTNYITYTDTISDDIGSEYIYQITMDTTENTKLAFSHDGEFEVDVYKLTGTTFDGKEVVGEKDSSLKQIDTIYNNKNIKVIEGFEAGLKGAKFYVSSNKELTKHNVLDAHVVDVQDSHSKYGSNMVAEFVSEESIKDADVFYITDADNNIIKLPEGDISTLYNERITNDKTYHTMIFPFEKNGKYYVYSTAKIDKELSKVYEIEKMPQLEKDSVRVKENSLSDQKLDISWEGSNYRYTADENKKTGRTVFSFYLVDDSEIATDDDGELEDEVGVLLGLYNIEEGGVNSYTVDIPKGTPTGDYRIKVVLGTEGLCQKFEYSDVIKYVNEKTPKNINADNIKVSSIGNGFLDVSWNDKQNVDEYYIEVFDEKMNIMDSFGVASVKGDARQAIIGGVYETFNPEKPEKSTVSGLETGKAYIVGLTPVKKVDEATKVVGETAYSEKIFLPDPAPAKISIDFGDENAYTKMESSFAIDEDGKVAIENNEVKGVNKKSPLLTIKTDQEATFTILLDKVKLQTKEKLSEKVELQLDKLTEGVHYLDVVAKNEKGDISHETFKFHVDTRGPELLINTPVNNEVISSDKSSVTVSGKTEVEAKITVNGVSIPVDDKGVFEGRVPVDTENVKTLLSIEASDGMNNVTKNKIEVIRNIAPIKDIVISTDIPRVTKTIKKPIYKATMETMKNVFTGQEVEVPMTTDEVIGYDEDVITENIVKMGKSYKFDVKGVPEALQPGASVSSADYVDIDKSKLKYEILEGKTLASIDDNGVLSINNNGVVVVRASYEVLSDHDNVKGYSFDKYITMTSEFADIYTDIDDDNDKDQDTDTNKDKDKDKHKNKDKQKEQEKIYTEKDKVSDSIYVAPAVFKNLKDNTYKSIIIDTNMYTVVMENPKKSSKGEDTVINGNIVFDDSTLSVIPEEEQTLDNDEIITPLSSIDMSLTLDSPKKDEILEKINEFTKVQNGEVATVHFRHHGKLPTKAKVRASLGREFKSKNLYIYYYNKEADKLELYGYVISNEHGDIRFEIDHCSDYVFIEDININNSGFVEDKATKAYISGYPDGNFAPNKYITRAEVAAMISKLLDDPDNKNTITFSDDDVWAKEYIHKLAAYGYINGYQDGSFKPNNYITRAELAKILINIVKPKRTQSFRAGYFTDIKDSWAKKEIMQCYRLGLINGYDGKFDPNGYATRAAAVTMINNLTCRNDDIKDKTNPFHDLNNSHWAFDDILRAIK from the coding sequence ATGAAAAAAATAATATCAATATTGCTGTCTTTAATTTTACTCAGTAATATTTCATTACCAGCTGTATTTGCGGCCGGTGAAGCTACAAGACCTGTTACACATGGCAATGATATAATTGAATTCTCTGTTAACAATAAAGGTAGATTTAATATAAGGACTACAGAACTAGGTAATCCTATCAGACCTAATGATTCAAGAAAATCATTATTGTTTTATGATGGTAAAAACGAAACTTCTTTCACTACATTTAGAATAAATGGTGAGGATTATATATTTGGTGAGAACTATGCGTTTTCTCTTTCAAAAAAAGCTAATTTAGTAGGAAAGACAGTTAAAATAGACGATTCGATTGTAACAACTTATCAAATAGGATCTGGTGATAAAATAATTAAAGTTATTCAGACTTTAAGCATTATAAATGATCCTAGTAACACTAATTATGGTAATGTTTATATTCAATATGCACTTAAAAATGAAACAGGAGAAAATGTTAATATAGGTGCTAGAATATTACAAGATGTCATGATAGGTGAGAATGATGGTTGTGCAATAAAAGTAGAAGATAATTTTTATGATAAAGAAATAGAGTTTACGGGTAAGGATGTACCTGATATATGGAGGGCAACTGATAACGAATTTGCTCCTAATGTTGTTGGTTACGGTTATACAAATGGTTGGGGCAATACAAAACCAAATAAACTTATAATAGGTCACTGGCAGGGATTATCACAGACAGCCTATGATTATACTGTCAATAATGATGTGAATTTCACAATAGAAAGTGACTATGGTAGTAAAGATACAGCAATTGCATATTACTGGGAGCCTAAAAAAGTTGAAAATAACGAAACAATAAACTTTGAAACATATTTTGGACTAGGACAAATATTAGAAAGAGAACTTACCTTTGCAACTAATATTTCAGCACCAACTCAAATGGTAGTAAATGAAGCAAAAACTGGATATGTTAATAATGGTGAATTTGAAGTTGCTGTAATGATAGAAAATAATCTTCCTAATTCAGAGGAAATATACGATGTTATGGGATATCTTACCTTTGATGATGGAGGTAAAGCTGTTTCTCTAAATAATGATGCTGCTTTAAAAGGTACTAAGCTTATTAAAAAGGGTGGACAATACACTTTTAGATGGAAATTAAAAGCCAAAGCTGGAGTAGAATACAATGCTATAAAATATAAAGTGGATTTATATGACAGGCGAAATGTGTATCAAGAGGGAGATGAAATACCAAAGGGTAAAAAGGTAGGAGATGTTAAGCTAGATGAAATATATAGCGTTTCAAAAGCATTAATTCTTCCATCAAAGACTGGTGCACCTCCTCAAATAACATTTGGGACTATCTCTCCTAATGAGATATATTATAGTGGTAAAAATTTAGTATCTGTTAAATGCTCGGGTATACCTTTATTAATGAATAAAGAAAACTGGGAACTACAATATAGAGTAAATAATGGTAGCTATGAAGTAGTGCCATCTAAAGATATAAACGTAGTGCCTGAAACTAATTCGCTTGAGATAATGTTTGAAAAACAGTTTGATGTTGGTGAAATGGATTTTAGAATAAAAATCTTAAATAATCTATACGATGAAGGTGCTGATGAGTCTAAGCATATTTTAAAAGATGATATATTAAAAATACCTGGTCGTATTACAATATCAAAAGATAAAGCAGTAATGCCAAGAACATATGGTATGCTTGCTATTGTATCAGACTTTACTTGTGATAGCGTTAATGATATAACCTATAATACACATGCAATACCACTAAAAGATGAAAATGAGCTTAAAGCATTGAAGAAAGCATTAAAAGATGCAAATGAAAAAGATAAAAAGGATATAGGTAAAACCTATGAAGATACTATTCATAAAAGAGAAGTTCTTATGGAAATCAGAGGTGATATAAGAGCTGTTAGGGATAATGGACAGCTATCAAAATATGTTGTTTATGCACAGCATAAAAAAGCGATTATAAACAATATTATTACTTATACATCAGCAATACCTATAACAATACAGTATAACTTGCCTACAGTAAATGTGAGCAGAAATACTATTGAGTATTTTTCAGGGAAAAAAGATGGAATGAGCGATACACTAAAGAATATTTTAATAAAAGATACAACTATTGATGATAATTTTCTTGCAGTTCCTGATGGAACATCAACACCAGAATTTCTATCAGATACAGGTTTTGATTTTAGTTATGTTGAGAATGCAGCAGATACTGCTAGCAGAGCTAAACAAACAATGGATTTCATCAAAGGTGTTGGTGATGTTGCTAGTGGAAATCAAAAGTTACAAGATTTAATATCGAATGATGTAGGTAAAATAACAGTTACAGGTTTAGGTGTACTTGGTATTAATTCAGGTGATGGTTTTGATTTCTGGATGGATATGTTTACTGTTGAATTTGCAGATGACCAAAAATATTCACTATGGGATGTAAAAAAAGACATTCTGCCTGTAAGATTTAACCTTGAAGGAATTGGAGCAGTTTTAAATAAAGCTTTAGATGGATTACCAGTTCAAATAGGTGGTGTTAGACTCGTTCAAGACAGAGAAAAAGATCTTGATATGTTAACCTTTGATGCGACGGTAGATTTAACAATGCTGCCTGGTAATGTTATTGTAAACGCCAAAGATATATTCTTTTCTACTAAAGGCTATGAAGGTTTAATAGTAAATGCTAATGCAGCACCTGATGAGCCTATTGGTATTGTTAGCGATATGAGATTAAATGTTGGTGTTGATACTTATAACGGAGCTTTTTCAATAAAAGGTGAAGCTCAAATAAAAGTCGTTAAATGTGAAGTAGAATTTAGTATGATTAAAGAAAGCAAAAACGATACATGGTATCTAAGTAGTTGTGTACTTGCAGGAGGAGGAAAACCAGGTATTCCTTTATTTGCAGGAGCTGCATATATTACAAAGCTTGGCGGCGGTATTCGTAACTTAGAACAGATTACAAATCCATATTATAAGAATACTAAAGGTGATGATGGTATATTTACTGTAGTTGCTTTAATGGATTTAAGTGTTGTAGAGGTTTTGGAAGGTAGTTTTGAAGGTAACTTTACAAAACGGTACATGAAAATAAAAGCTGATAAAGCATCTATAATGGATCTAGATATTTTTAGAGATATGGAGGTAAAACTATCATGGGACACAGGAGGACCAGAGCTTTTCTATCTATCAGCAAAAGGTTCTGTTGATATTTGGGATGTATTTAGAGGAGATGCAAAGCTATATATATCAGATATCTTCTTTGAAGGGACTTGTAAAGTAACTGTAAAAATACCAGATAAAGTTCCAGTAGTTGGTGGACATAAGCTAGGAAAGGTATTTTTTGGTGTAAATAATGATAAAATGTGGGGTGCCATGAAAATTGACTTGCTTCTATTTAGTGTAGAGGTAGGTGCAACTTATTGGTGGAGAGGTAAAATTAAATTCCATGTTGGAGAGGCAGGACCAATAGCTGAGAATGAGAATTTACTAAGTGGACCTACAGGCGGCTTATATCAAGGCACTACTCTTGATGATAAAGGTGAAAAAGTTGATTTTATAATTGGTACTAATGTTGAAGCACATGATGGTAAAATTAACAATAACTCTTTAACAGAAATGAGGACATTAGTTAACTCAGTAGATAAAGATTATATTGGTTCAAAAACTCCTTTAAACATATCAGAAAATAAGTATCATCATAATGATATAAGTTTAGAGGGTAAGTATGTTTATGATATTAAAGCAGATATTGAGAATAATACAAAACTTGTTTTTGAATATCAAGGAGAAAATAAGCCTAATATTATTTTATGTACTAATACAAAAGAACATGATATAGAAAATGCAGATATAATTAAGAATTCAGCATATAATTTAGAATCTGCAACTCATGTTTATGATAATAAGAATTATCAAACTTTTATAGGCTTTGATTCTACTCGGAAAGCTGAAGAATTTGTAGTGGTTTCTGATACAGAGCTTACTAATTATATTACTTACACAGATACTATAAGTGATGATATAGGAAGTGAATATATATATCAAATAACTATGGATACTACTGAAAATACAAAACTTGCTTTTTCACATGATGGGGAGTTTGAAGTGGATGTTTATAAGTTAACAGGAACTACTTTTGACGGTAAAGAAGTGGTCGGTGAAAAGGATAGTTCGCTTAAACAGATAGATACGATATATAATAATAAAAATATTAAAGTTATTGAAGGTTTTGAAGCAGGACTAAAAGGTGCAAAGTTTTATGTAAGCTCAAATAAAGAATTAACAAAGCATAATGTTTTAGATGCACATGTTGTTGACGTTCAAGATAGTCATAGTAAATATGGATCAAACATGGTTGCTGAATTTGTTTCAGAAGAAAGTATCAAAGATGCAGATGTTTTTTACATTACTGATGCAGATAATAATATAATTAAACTTCCAGAAGGTGATATTAGTACATTATATAATGAAAGAATAACAAATGATAAAACGTATCATACAATGATATTCCCATTCGAGAAAAATGGCAAATACTATGTATACTCAACTGCCAAAATTGATAAAGAACTTAGTAAAGTTTATGAAATAGAAAAAATGCCACAGCTTGAAAAAGATTCAGTTAGAGTAAAAGAAAATTCATTATCGGATCAGAAATTAGATATTTCTTGGGAAGGTAGCAACTACAGATATACAGCTGATGAAAACAAAAAAACAGGTCGCACAGTTTTTAGTTTCTATTTAGTTGATGATAGTGAAATTGCGACTGATGATGATGGCGAACTTGAAGATGAAGTAGGTGTACTTTTAGGACTTTATAACATAGAAGAAGGAGGAGTTAATTCTTATACGGTTGATATCCCAAAAGGCACTCCAACTGGAGATTATCGTATCAAAGTTGTTTTAGGTACAGAGGGATTATGCCAGAAATTTGAATACTCAGATGTTATCAAATATGTCAATGAAAAAACACCGAAAAATATTAATGCTGATAATATTAAAGTAAGTTCTATTGGTAACGGATTTTTAGATGTTTCATGGAACGATAAGCAGAATGTAGATGAATATTATATTGAAGTATTTGATGAAAAAATGAATATAATGGATAGTTTTGGTGTAGCTTCAGTTAAGGGGGATGCTAGACAAGCTATTATTGGAGGAGTTTATGAGACTTTTAATCCTGAAAAGCCTGAGAAATCAACAGTTTCAGGGCTAGAGACAGGGAAAGCTTATATAGTTGGGTTAACACCAGTTAAGAAAGTTGATGAAGCTACAAAAGTCGTAGGTGAAACGGCATATAGTGAAAAAATATTTTTACCAGATCCTGCACCAGCAAAGATTAGTATAGATTTTGGAGATGAGAATGCCTATACTAAAATGGAGTCATCTTTTGCAATTGACGAAGATGGTAAGGTAGCTATAGAAAATAATGAAGTAAAAGGAGTAAATAAGAAATCACCACTTTTAACTATAAAAACAGATCAGGAGGCTACTTTTACTATTTTATTAGATAAAGTTAAGCTACAAACTAAGGAAAAATTATCTGAAAAAGTAGAATTACAACTTGATAAGTTAACAGAAGGTGTTCATTATTTAGATGTCGTTGCAAAAAATGAAAAGGGTGATATCTCACACGAAACTTTTAAATTTCATGTTGATACTAGAGGACCTGAACTCTTGATTAATACACCTGTAAACAATGAAGTAATATCTAGTGATAAATCAAGTGTTACAGTAAGTGGTAAAACGGAGGTTGAGGCTAAAATAACAGTAAATGGTGTATCAATACCTGTCGATGATAAAGGCGTTTTCGAGGGGAGGGTACCTGTTGATACAGAAAATGTTAAAACACTGCTATCAATCGAAGCATCAGACGGTATGAATAATGTTACCAAGAATAAAATTGAAGTTATAAGAAACATAGCACCAATTAAAGACATTGTTATATCTACAGATATTCCTAGGGTAACAAAAACAATTAAGAAACCTATATACAAAGCAACTATGGAAACAATGAAAAATGTTTTTACTGGGCAAGAAGTAGAAGTTCCAATGACTACTGATGAGGTTATTGGTTACGACGAAGATGTAATTACAGAAAACATTGTTAAAATGGGAAAAAGCTATAAATTTGATGTAAAGGGTGTTCCAGAAGCTTTACAACCTGGAGCATCAGTATCATCTGCTGATTATGTAGATATTGACAAGAGTAAGTTGAAATATGAAATCCTAGAAGGAAAAACACTTGCAAGTATTGATGATAATGGTGTACTATCGATAAATAATAATGGCGTTGTTGTAGTGAGAGCTTCTTATGAAGTTTTGAGTGATCACGATAATGTAAAAGGATACTCGTTTGATAAATATATTACTATGACTTCAGAGTTTGCTGATATCTATACTGATATAGATGATGATAATGATAAAGACCAAGATACAGATACTAACAAAGATAAGGATAAAGATAAACACAAAAATAAGGACAAACAAAAAGAGCAAGAAAAAATTTATACTGAAAAAGACAAAGTAAGTGATAGTATATATGTTGCACCAGCTGTTTTTAAAAATTTAAAGGACAATACTTATAAAAGTATTATAATAGATACAAATATGTATACTGTTGTTATGGAAAATCCGAAAAAATCATCAAAAGGAGAAGATACAGTTATTAATGGAAATATAGTATTTGATGATAGTACACTATCGGTAATACCAGAAGAAGAACAAACATTAGATAATGATGAAATTATTACTCCATTGTCTTCTATTGATATGTCGCTTACTCTGGATTCACCAAAAAAAGATGAAATTTTAGAGAAAATAAATGAGTTTACTAAAGTTCAAAATGGGGAAGTTGCAACTGTACACTTTAGACATCATGGTAAGTTGCCGACAAAAGCAAAAGTTAGAGCATCATTAGGTAGAGAATTCAAGTCGAAGAATCTTTATATTTATTATTATAATAAAGAAGCAGACAAGCTTGAGTTATACGGATATGTTATCAGCAATGAACATGGTGATATAAGATTTGAGATTGACCATTGTAGCGATTATGTATTTATAGAGGATATAAATATTAATAATAGCGGCTTTGTAGAAGACAAAGCTACAAAGGCTTATATTTCTGGTTATCCTGATGGGAATTTTGCTCCAAATAAATATATAACAAGAGCAGAAGTAGCAGCTATGATATCTAAATTGCTAGATGATCCAGATAATAAAAATACAATTACATTTAGTGATGATGATGTGTGGGCAAAAGAATATATACACAAGTTAGCAGCATATGGCTATATAAATGGATATCAAGACGGCAGCTTTAAGCCAAATAATTATATAACAAGAGCAGAACTAGCAAAAATCCTAATAAACATTGTCAAGCCTAAACGAACACAATCTTTTAGAGCGGGATATTTTACAGACATAAAAGATAGCTGGGCGAAAAAAGAAATAATGCAGTGCTACAGATTAGGTTTGATTAACGGTTATGATGGAAAATTTGATCCTAATGGTTATGCTACCAGAGCAGCTGCAGTAACAATGATTAATAATTTAACATGTAGAAATGATGATATAAAGGATAAAACAAATCCATTCCATGATTTAAATAATAGTCATTGGGCATTTGATGATATTTTAAGAGCAATAAAGTAG
- a CDS encoding sugar nucleotide-binding protein has protein sequence MILGVSGLVGREIVQQFKGEYEIHGISRKKIETETWNHIAFDLEKENITDVLMNVKPDIIISCTRGNYVEQLITHKKIAKYCSDNNSKLYYFSTANVFDSAPDSVKYEDDETCSESDYGKFKIKCEKLLEEELNDKVIIIRLPMVFGRKSLRLDEIKNSIDSGKPLEVYQNLYITSILDVELVRQLKYIIENDLKGIFHLASNDVINHAEFYRKLNNKNLHIKLNKIDNFDRYYLAIKTKREELKKFKFSNDDLISKLREHIV, from the coding sequence TTGATTTTAGGTGTTAGTGGATTAGTAGGACGTGAGATTGTACAACAATTTAAAGGCGAGTACGAAATTCATGGTATTTCTCGAAAAAAGATTGAAACTGAAACATGGAATCATATAGCTTTTGATTTAGAAAAAGAGAATATTACTGATGTACTTATGAATGTAAAACCAGACATAATAATTTCATGTACACGTGGAAATTACGTGGAACAATTAATAACTCATAAAAAAATAGCAAAATATTGTAGTGATAATAACTCAAAATTATACTATTTTTCTACTGCAAATGTTTTTGACTCAGCTCCTGATTCAGTAAAATATGAGGATGATGAAACCTGTTCAGAATCAGACTATGGAAAATTTAAAATTAAATGCGAAAAATTATTGGAAGAAGAATTGAATGATAAGGTTATTATTATCAGACTTCCGATGGTATTTGGGCGTAAATCTTTAAGATTAGACGAAATAAAGAATTCGATTGATTCAGGTAAACCATTAGAAGTATATCAAAACTTGTACATTACATCAATATTAGACGTTGAATTGGTACGGCAGCTAAAATATATTATTGAGAATGACTTAAAAGGTATATTTCATTTAGCATCTAATGATGTTATTAACCATGCAGAATTTTATAGGAAATTAAATAACAAGAATCTTCATATTAAGTTGAATAAAATTGATAATTTCGATAGATATTATTTAGCAATAAAGACTAAAAGAGAAGAATTAAAAAAATTCAAGTTCTCAAATGATGACTTGATTAGCAAATTAAGAGAGCATATAGTATAA
- a CDS encoding S-layer homology domain-containing protein, translating into MKKFLIIMFVIINTCSASFAYSDISIEYNNKIMPLANKGVISGYPDNTFRKDDYITRGGFCKMLSIFIDAGEKDYKGAIFSDVDDTHWAYKYINILNDMGIVSGISENKFAPDSYITYEQAVKMIISAIGYGKQADILGGYPNGYLALAKELNIFNIKNVEVSNYATRGDIANILLNINDYNKKMFDELHIDNFKLSRVITSRDKGNIEGIAKFNDNIESVKWAFLDMNDQLILLDNFELNNTKTIDLKDYLDKIDFSRLGKGKFKFKFFVKTQRDIYKLIDSVILVIENKDIKTNNIAILNMQYLNLSQSIGGEGGHKGTYAIDLVGINGNIENLYAPFAGTIKKIYSVGNQQNFVWIESDNKVNYADGTYDYVTVMTGHDNDISDLYVGKKIKQGDKYYQEGNSGKSTGNHIHLEVGKGKVTENGWIKNEYDKWQIEKHIRPDRVFYITEDTTIINQMDLSFKKVNSIIKLEKQTSH; encoded by the coding sequence ATGAAGAAGTTTTTGATTATAATGTTTGTCATAATTAATACTTGTAGTGCTTCGTTTGCTTATAGCGACATAAGTATAGAATACAATAATAAAATAATGCCATTAGCTAATAAAGGTGTAATATCTGGCTATCCAGACAACACCTTTAGAAAAGATGATTATATTACTCGTGGTGGGTTTTGTAAAATGCTTTCTATTTTTATAGATGCTGGTGAAAAGGATTATAAGGGGGCTATCTTTTCTGATGTAGACGATACACATTGGGCATACAAATATATTAACATTTTAAACGATATGGGGATAGTCAGTGGAATTTCAGAAAATAAATTTGCACCAGATAGCTATATAACTTATGAACAAGCTGTTAAAATGATCATAAGTGCTATAGGATATGGTAAACAAGCTGATATATTAGGAGGGTATCCAAATGGGTATTTAGCTTTAGCAAAGGAACTTAATATTTTTAATATCAAAAATGTAGAAGTATCAAATTATGCAACTAGAGGAGATATAGCGAATATTTTGCTTAATATAAATGATTATAATAAAAAAATGTTTGATGAATTACATATAGATAATTTTAAGCTGAGTAGAGTTATCACATCTAGAGATAAAGGTAATATCGAAGGTATAGCTAAATTTAATGACAATATTGAGAGTGTGAAATGGGCATTTTTAGATATGAATGATCAGTTGATTTTATTAGATAACTTTGAGCTTAATAATACTAAAACTATTGATTTGAAGGATTATCTAGATAAAATTGATTTTTCAAGACTAGGTAAAGGAAAGTTTAAGTTCAAATTTTTTGTGAAAACACAAAGAGATATTTATAAGCTTATTGATAGTGTCATTTTGGTTATTGAAAATAAGGATATAAAAACAAATAATATTGCAATTCTTAATATGCAGTACCTCAACTTGTCTCAAAGCATAGGTGGCGAGGGAGGACATAAAGGAACTTATGCTATTGATTTAGTTGGAATTAATGGTAATATTGAAAATTTATATGCACCTTTTGCCGGTACAATAAAGAAGATTTATTCAGTAGGTAATCAGCAGAACTTTGTATGGATAGAGAGTGATAATAAGGTGAATTATGCAGATGGTACTTATGATTATGTCACAGTAATGACGGGACATGATAATGATATATCTGATCTGTATGTAGGTAAAAAAATTAAACAAGGTGATAAATATTATCAAGAAGGAAATAGCGGTAAATCTACCGGTAATCATATACATCTAGAAGTAGGAAAAGGGAAGGTCACAGAAAATGGCTGGATAAAAAATGAATATGATAAGTGGCAAATAGAAAAACACATAAGACCAGATAGAGTATTTTATATAACTGAGGATACAACAATTATAAATCAAATGGATTTGTCTTTTAAAAAAGTTAATTCTATAATAAAATTAGAGAAACAAACAAGTCATTAA